The proteins below are encoded in one region of Neofelis nebulosa isolate mNeoNeb1 chromosome 17, mNeoNeb1.pri, whole genome shotgun sequence:
- the NFKBIB gene encoding NF-kappa-B inhibitor beta isoform X2 has product MAGVACLGKVVEADEWCDSGLGSLGPDAAAPGGPGLGAELGPGLSWAPLVFGYVTEDGDTALHLAVIHQHEPFLDFLLGFAAGTEYLDLQNDLGQGPDRTSDADRLPVASYPDPDSEKEDDESEEDWKLQLEAENYEGHTPLHVAVIHKDAEMVRLLREAGADLNKPEPTCGRSPLHLAVEAQAADVLELLLRAGADPAARMYGGRTPLGSATLRPNPILARLLRAHGAAEPEDEDDRPGPCSSSSDSDSGDEGDEYDDIVVHSGRSQNRLPPTPASKPLPDDPV; this is encoded by the exons ATGGCGGGGGTCGCGTGCTTGGGGAAAGTTGTGGAGGCCGACGAATGGTGCGACAGTGGACTGGGCTCTCTGGGTCCGGACGCAGCAGCCCCCGGAGGACCGGGGCTGGGCGCCGAGCTGGGCCCGGGTCTGTCGTGGGCGCCCCTCGTCTTCGGCTACGTCACTGAGGATGGGGACAC GGCATTGCACTTGGCAGTGATTCATCAGCATGAGCCCTTCCTGGATTTCCTCCTAGGCTTCGCGGCTGGCACCGAGTACCTGGACTTGCAGAATGACCTGGGCCAG GGCCCCGACCGCACCTCTGACGCCGACCGCCTGCCTGTCGCCTCGTACCCCGACCCCGACTCGGAGAAGGAAGATGACGAGAGCGAGGAGGATTGGAAGCTGCAGCTGGAGGCTGAAAACTATGAGG GCCATACCCCGCTTCACGTGGCCGTCATCCACAAAGATGCAGAGATGGTCCGGCTGCTCCGGGAGGCTGGAGCTGACCTCAACAAACCG GAGCCCACGTGCGGCCGGAGCCCCCTGCACTTGGCAGTGGAGGCCCAAGCAGCCGACGTGCTGGAGCTTCTCCTGAGGGCAGGGGCCGACCCTGCCGCCCGCATGTACGGTGGCCGCACCCCACTGGGTAGTGCCACGCTCCGGCCCAACCCCATCCTCGCCCGCCTTCTCCGTGCACATGGAGCCGCTGAGCCCGAGGACGAGGACGACAGACCCGGCCCCTGCAGCAGCAGTAGCGACAGTGACAGCGGGGAcgagggt GATGAATACGACGACATCGTGGTCCACAGTGGCCGCAGCCAAAACCGGctacctcccaccccagcctcgAAACCTCTCCCTGATGACCCCGTCTGA
- the NFKBIB gene encoding NF-kappa-B inhibitor beta isoform X1 translates to MAGVACLGKVVEADEWCDSGLGSLGPDAAAPGGPGLGAELGPGLSWAPLVFGYVTEDGDTALHLAVIHQHEPFLDFLLGFAAGTEYLDLQNDLGQTALHLAAILGEASTVEKLYAAGAGLRVAERGGHTALHLACRMRAHACARVLLQPRPRCARGAPNTYLAQGPDRTSDADRLPVASYPDPDSEKEDDESEEDWKLQLEAENYEGHTPLHVAVIHKDAEMVRLLREAGADLNKPEPTCGRSPLHLAVEAQAADVLELLLRAGADPAARMYGGRTPLGSATLRPNPILARLLRAHGAAEPEDEDDRPGPCSSSSDSDSGDEGDEYDDIVVHSGRSQNRLPPTPASKPLPDDPV, encoded by the exons ATGGCGGGGGTCGCGTGCTTGGGGAAAGTTGTGGAGGCCGACGAATGGTGCGACAGTGGACTGGGCTCTCTGGGTCCGGACGCAGCAGCCCCCGGAGGACCGGGGCTGGGCGCCGAGCTGGGCCCGGGTCTGTCGTGGGCGCCCCTCGTCTTCGGCTACGTCACTGAGGATGGGGACAC GGCATTGCACTTGGCAGTGATTCATCAGCATGAGCCCTTCCTGGATTTCCTCCTAGGCTTCGCGGCTGGCACCGAGTACCTGGACTTGCAGAATGACCTGGGCCAG ACAGCCCTTCACCTGGCAGCCATCCTGGGGGAGGCCTCCACAGTGGAGAAGTTGTACGCGGCGGGTGCCGGGTTGCGTGTGGCGGAGCGCGGGGGCCACACGGCACTGCACCTGGCCTGTCGCATGAGGGCACACGCCTGCGCCCGTGTGCTACTCCAGCCCCGTCCCCGGTGCGCCAGGGGAGCCCCCAACACCTACCTCGCTCAGGGCCCCGACCGCACCTCTGACGCCGACCGCCTGCCTGTCGCCTCGTACCCCGACCCCGACTCGGAGAAGGAAGATGACGAGAGCGAGGAGGATTGGAAGCTGCAGCTGGAGGCTGAAAACTATGAGG GCCATACCCCGCTTCACGTGGCCGTCATCCACAAAGATGCAGAGATGGTCCGGCTGCTCCGGGAGGCTGGAGCTGACCTCAACAAACCG GAGCCCACGTGCGGCCGGAGCCCCCTGCACTTGGCAGTGGAGGCCCAAGCAGCCGACGTGCTGGAGCTTCTCCTGAGGGCAGGGGCCGACCCTGCCGCCCGCATGTACGGTGGCCGCACCCCACTGGGTAGTGCCACGCTCCGGCCCAACCCCATCCTCGCCCGCCTTCTCCGTGCACATGGAGCCGCTGAGCCCGAGGACGAGGACGACAGACCCGGCCCCTGCAGCAGCAGTAGCGACAGTGACAGCGGGGAcgagggt GATGAATACGACGACATCGTGGTCCACAGTGGCCGCAGCCAAAACCGGctacctcccaccccagcctcgAAACCTCTCCCTGATGACCCCGTCTGA